From a single Marinobacter sp. THAF197a genomic region:
- a CDS encoding methylglyoxal synthase: MAVTSVALVAHDNKKKELVEWANENRTRLAPLRLYATGTTGRLLKESLQREDLHSLLSGPLGGDQQIGAKIAEGEIDLLVFFWDPLEPQPHDPDIKALLRIAALWNIPVACNRATAEFVLTSAYMTDDNHRSQKPDFSDYTGRKVR; this comes from the coding sequence ATGGCCGTAACATCCGTCGCCCTGGTGGCACACGACAACAAGAAGAAAGAACTGGTTGAATGGGCGAACGAAAACCGCACCCGCCTCGCGCCGCTGCGTCTATACGCCACCGGCACCACCGGCCGCCTGCTCAAAGAAAGCCTGCAACGTGAAGACCTGCACTCCCTGTTAAGTGGCCCTCTGGGTGGCGACCAGCAAATCGGCGCCAAGATAGCCGAGGGTGAAATCGACCTACTGGTATTCTTCTGGGACCCACTGGAACCCCAACCCCACGACCCCGACATCAAAGCCCTGCTGCGCATCGCCGCCCTTTGGAACATCCCGGTTGCCTGCAACCGCGCCACCGCAGAGTTCGTGCTGACCTCCGCCTACATGACCGACGACAATCACCGGTCACAAAAGCCGGATTTTTCCGATTACACCGGCCGCAAAGTTCGTTAA
- a CDS encoding SDR family oxidoreductase, whose product MVQQVYITGGASGIGLHLARTYLGLGAAVTLFDIQPTAQAVAELSAIAGPERVRAFAMDVTKPGEVRIAFAQAAEGGQPDVVIHCAGIAIAADFEAIDDDAYARVININLIGSRNVVAGVLPHMAAGSHLVLVASMAGLVGCYGYAAYCASKYGVVGLAEVLRIELAAKGVDVSVVCPPEVETPMVEAERFNRPKQTEALKLMAGTLQLDDAVAQIRKGIDRRRFMIIPGWRARSLWFTNKLLPGFLTRKFTDFLVSR is encoded by the coding sequence ATGGTGCAGCAGGTCTATATCACCGGCGGTGCAAGCGGCATCGGCCTTCATTTAGCGCGAACATACCTGGGTTTGGGGGCGGCCGTTACGTTGTTCGATATTCAGCCGACCGCGCAGGCGGTAGCGGAGCTGTCGGCTATTGCCGGGCCAGAACGGGTGCGCGCCTTTGCTATGGACGTCACCAAACCGGGTGAGGTGAGAATCGCCTTTGCCCAAGCCGCTGAAGGCGGGCAACCCGATGTGGTGATTCATTGCGCGGGCATTGCCATTGCTGCGGATTTTGAGGCTATCGATGACGACGCCTATGCCCGGGTCATCAACATCAACCTGATTGGCTCGCGTAATGTGGTGGCTGGCGTACTGCCCCATATGGCCGCTGGTTCGCACCTGGTTTTGGTGGCTTCAATGGCGGGGTTGGTGGGCTGCTACGGCTATGCGGCTTACTGTGCGTCCAAGTACGGTGTGGTTGGCTTGGCCGAGGTGTTGCGCATCGAGCTGGCAGCCAAGGGTGTTGATGTATCGGTGGTGTGCCCACCAGAGGTGGAAACCCCGATGGTAGAGGCCGAACGCTTCAATCGCCCCAAGCAGACTGAAGCCCTGAAGCTGATGGCCGGCACTTTGCAACTGGATGATGCCGTGGCACAGATCCGTAAAGGCATCGACCGCCGACGATTCATGATCATCCCCGGCTGGCGCGCCCGCAGCCTCTGGTTCACCAACAAACTCCTGCCAGGTTTCCTTACCCGAAAATTCACCGACTTCCTGGTCAGCCGCTGA
- a CDS encoding transporter substrate-binding domain-containing protein, whose translation MHSRILFIAAALAIASMAPATAYADGHENRIYIAVIDDIPSTTMAVRLLEVAYQRLGLEMRTLVAPSRRALMMADNGKLDGDLFRIESVAAEYPNLTQVDYPLLEGGLFAVVRDPNAQTMPEPGDQPLKVAVRRGVIIAEQTADTLGMEPLHTESYEQMHQLLERGRVELALVSDIEGLSPLTSDNWNQFTVLPEPVIRFKLYHYVNRRHGNLARELARVLAELEREGVKDDIRERTLEEQVNGDW comes from the coding sequence ATGCATTCCAGAATCCTTTTTATAGCCGCGGCGCTGGCCATCGCCAGCATGGCACCGGCCACCGCCTATGCCGATGGTCACGAGAACAGAATTTATATTGCTGTGATCGACGACATACCCAGCACCACCATGGCGGTGCGATTACTGGAGGTTGCCTATCAACGCCTGGGGCTGGAGATGAGAACCCTGGTGGCACCCTCTCGGCGCGCCCTGATGATGGCAGACAACGGCAAGCTGGACGGAGACTTGTTCCGCATTGAGAGCGTGGCGGCTGAGTATCCAAACCTCACGCAGGTTGATTACCCGCTGCTGGAGGGTGGATTATTCGCGGTAGTGCGCGACCCCAACGCGCAAACCATGCCAGAGCCTGGCGATCAGCCGCTTAAAGTGGCCGTTCGCCGCGGCGTCATCATCGCCGAGCAAACCGCCGATACACTTGGCATGGAGCCATTGCATACCGAAAGCTACGAGCAGATGCACCAACTGCTTGAGCGGGGGCGCGTGGAGCTTGCCCTGGTGTCTGACATTGAAGGGCTGTCGCCACTGACATCCGACAACTGGAACCAATTCACCGTGCTGCCGGAACCGGTTATCCGTTTCAAGCTTTACCACTACGTGAACCGCCGGCACGGCAACCTTGCCCGGGAACTGGCACGGGTATTGGCAGAGCTGGAGCGCGAAGGCGTGAAAGACGACATCCGGGAACGTACGCTGGAGGAACAGGTAAACGGAGATTGGTAA
- a CDS encoding class I SAM-dependent methyltransferase gives MSYGPYNKNAPKFFTQYQSLTFEQVHRDWLPQLDKKAGLALDVGAGSGRDALALAERGWDVVAVEPAAELRRLGEVATAHRSIQWVDDALPDLSEIRKLSYRFDPVLVSAVWMHLPPTSRERAFRILTELLAPSGMLVITLRHGPGDGERQFYEVSKAELDSFARHRAVMPVPLPDRPRADQLNRADVWWEIAVYRA, from the coding sequence ATGAGTTACGGTCCCTACAACAAAAACGCCCCAAAATTCTTCACCCAATACCAGTCCCTGACCTTCGAACAGGTCCACCGCGACTGGCTTCCCCAGTTGGACAAGAAAGCCGGTCTGGCGCTGGATGTGGGCGCTGGTAGCGGCCGAGATGCACTGGCACTGGCAGAGCGTGGTTGGGACGTAGTGGCGGTGGAACCGGCAGCGGAATTGCGCCGCCTGGGCGAGGTGGCAACCGCTCATCGCAGTATCCAGTGGGTGGACGATGCCCTGCCGGACCTGAGCGAAATCCGCAAACTCAGTTACCGATTTGATCCGGTGCTGGTGTCGGCGGTGTGGATGCACCTGCCGCCTACGTCTCGAGAGCGGGCGTTCCGTATTTTGACTGAACTGCTGGCGCCGTCTGGCATGTTGGTGATCACTCTGCGACACGGACCGGGGGATGGTGAGCGCCAGTTCTACGAAGTGTCAAAAGCCGAGCTGGATAGCTTTGCCCGCCACCGGGCCGTTATGCCGGTGCCTTTGCCGGATAGGCCGCGTGCCGATCAGCTGAACCGTGCCGATGTGTGGTGGGAGATCGCTGTGTACCGGGCTTAA
- the secD gene encoding protein translocase subunit SecD, protein MKSLRSRAMVYGLVIVLGLLSAMPNLLPANLADKFPDWYLENTLSLGLDLQGGSHLLLEVDATELLANNPGQPEDLLLKDAVERSLEVVRRRLDETGLVEPSITRQGKNHILVQMPGVADPAHIRELLGTTAQMTFHWVAKPDESRRSAVLRLTDATGEQEYVLEKRVAMQGEHISDAQMAFNQDTTEPVVNFKLDSEGTRLFGDMTRQNIGRPLAIVLDNHVITAPVIRSVIAGGSGEISGSFTTAEASNLALLLRAGALPAPLHVIEERTVGPDLGSDAIAMGVSTGLLGAALVIAFMLGIYGRWGLIACAGLAVNIGLVLGLLSILGATLTLPGIAGIILTIGMAVDANILINERIREESRKGKVAWMALREGFGRAYSTILDSNVTTLIAVSLLFMFGSGPVKGFAVTIGIGLLTSLFTAVAFNRLVMEWWIKGREREPLTIAGFAWLDRLSERGVNFMKGRVIGLVLSGVLSIASIALFIQPGLDYGVDFTGGTLVEVRAPSVSVDELRTTLQSQQLGAASIQEFGQDGDFLIRLPADASSNTGAAHPVDALKSAVTSLQPDASFPKVDVVGPKVSGGFSDATILAILLAGAGMLAYLWIRFESHFALAATITIALDLTKTIGFFALAGVEFNLTAVAALLALIGYSVNDKVVVFDRIRENLRQTPDMPMLELLNRSISSTLTRTVFTSVTTFLALLPMGIAGGAAVSSFALPMLFGIVIGTSSSVFIASPILYYLSERRSRKGLTQLRPTAEEMRKELELIP, encoded by the coding sequence ATGAAATCATTACGTTCACGGGCCATGGTGTATGGCCTGGTGATTGTGCTCGGGCTACTGAGCGCAATGCCGAATCTGTTGCCGGCCAACCTGGCCGACAAGTTCCCGGACTGGTACCTGGAGAACACCCTGTCACTCGGGCTCGACTTGCAGGGCGGCTCGCACCTGCTGCTGGAAGTTGACGCCACCGAACTGCTCGCCAACAACCCGGGCCAACCGGAAGACCTGCTCCTCAAAGATGCCGTAGAACGCAGCCTCGAAGTGGTACGCCGGCGCCTGGACGAAACCGGCCTGGTGGAGCCCAGCATTACCCGCCAGGGCAAGAACCATATCCTGGTGCAGATGCCCGGTGTGGCCGACCCGGCTCATATCCGCGAACTCTTAGGCACCACCGCCCAGATGACCTTCCATTGGGTTGCCAAGCCGGATGAAAGCCGGCGCTCCGCCGTTCTCCGGCTAACCGACGCCACTGGCGAACAGGAATATGTGCTGGAGAAACGGGTAGCCATGCAGGGCGAACACATCAGCGATGCCCAAATGGCCTTTAACCAAGACACTACCGAACCGGTGGTCAACTTCAAACTCGACTCCGAGGGCACCCGCCTGTTCGGCGACATGACCCGCCAGAACATCGGCCGGCCACTGGCCATCGTGCTGGACAATCACGTGATCACCGCGCCGGTCATCCGCAGCGTGATTGCCGGCGGCAGCGGCGAAATCAGCGGCTCCTTCACCACCGCGGAAGCAAGCAACCTGGCCCTGTTACTGAGAGCCGGCGCCCTGCCCGCGCCTCTGCACGTCATCGAAGAACGCACGGTAGGGCCGGACCTCGGCAGCGATGCCATCGCCATGGGTGTGAGCACCGGCCTGCTCGGCGCAGCCCTGGTGATCGCTTTCATGCTTGGTATCTATGGCCGCTGGGGGTTGATCGCCTGTGCCGGATTAGCCGTGAACATCGGCCTGGTTCTGGGATTGCTCAGTATACTCGGGGCCACACTGACACTGCCGGGCATTGCCGGCATCATCCTCACCATTGGCATGGCGGTCGATGCCAACATCCTGATCAACGAACGCATCCGGGAGGAATCCCGCAAAGGCAAAGTCGCCTGGATGGCACTCCGGGAAGGCTTCGGGCGTGCCTACAGCACCATTCTGGACTCTAACGTGACCACCCTGATTGCCGTCAGCCTGCTGTTTATGTTTGGCAGCGGCCCGGTAAAAGGGTTCGCGGTAACCATCGGCATCGGCTTGCTCACTTCCCTGTTCACCGCCGTCGCCTTCAACCGCTTGGTCATGGAATGGTGGATCAAGGGCCGGGAGCGGGAGCCGCTCACCATTGCAGGGTTTGCCTGGCTGGATCGCCTAAGCGAGAGGGGCGTCAACTTCATGAAAGGCCGGGTGATTGGCCTGGTGCTGTCTGGCGTTCTGTCGATTGCCTCCATCGCCCTGTTCATCCAACCCGGCCTGGATTACGGCGTGGATTTCACCGGCGGCACCCTGGTGGAAGTGCGCGCGCCTTCTGTCTCCGTGGATGAGTTGCGAACAACCCTGCAAAGCCAGCAACTGGGCGCTGCGTCCATTCAGGAGTTCGGCCAGGACGGTGATTTCCTGATCCGGCTCCCGGCGGATGCCAGCTCCAACACAGGCGCGGCACACCCGGTAGACGCCCTGAAATCCGCCGTCACCAGCCTGCAGCCGGATGCCAGCTTCCCGAAAGTGGACGTGGTCGGCCCGAAAGTCAGCGGCGGCTTCAGCGATGCCACCATCCTGGCCATCCTGTTGGCAGGCGCCGGCATGCTGGCCTACCTGTGGATTCGCTTTGAATCCCACTTCGCCCTGGCCGCCACCATCACCATCGCCCTGGACCTCACCAAAACCATCGGCTTCTTCGCCCTGGCCGGTGTGGAGTTCAACCTCACCGCCGTGGCCGCCTTGCTGGCCCTGATTGGTTATTCCGTGAACGACAAAGTGGTGGTGTTCGACCGTATCCGGGAAAACCTGCGGCAAACACCGGACATGCCCATGCTGGAATTGCTAAACCGCAGCATCTCCTCCACCCTAACCCGAACCGTGTTCACCTCCGTGACCACCTTCCTGGCACTGTTGCCCATGGGCATCGCCGGCGGTGCTGCGGTATCCAGCTTCGCCTTGCCCATGCTGTTCGGAATCGTCATCGGCACCAGCTCCTCTGTGTTCATAGCCTCGCCCATTCTCTACTACCTGAGCGAACGTCGATCCCGAAAAGGCCTCACCCAACTGCGACCCACCGCCGAGGAAATGCGCAAAGAACTGGAACTGATCCCATAA
- a CDS encoding fatty acid desaturase family protein: MTEDLTTLNKQAITAAKQHMGEVAWPTVALTFATVVSFVLTLALFMAGALPVWAATLLIGALTYFSYTPLHEAVHNNIHGEHDQLTWLNHLCGYLVAPLIAVPYQSHRLEHFTHHRYTNQPDKDPDFLISGMGKGPFSALLTVLRFLWVQNTFFARQHWGSASRREKVIYCTELFVSIGWRILFLSLVSQSGAMAVVLVGYLIGGAFTAYWFAYRPHLPYKEPKRYRNTNSLIMPAYMKPVEWFWLGQNLHSIHHLFPRVPFYRYHALHREIEPVLRAHGTPIIGIFNRHPQ; the protein is encoded by the coding sequence ATGACCGAAGACCTCACCACCCTCAACAAGCAGGCCATCACCGCCGCAAAACAGCACATGGGCGAGGTAGCCTGGCCCACCGTGGCACTGACCTTTGCCACCGTCGTTTCTTTCGTGCTCACCCTGGCATTATTCATGGCCGGGGCTCTGCCTGTCTGGGCTGCCACACTGCTGATCGGAGCGCTGACGTATTTCTCCTACACCCCGCTGCACGAGGCCGTTCACAACAATATCCACGGTGAACACGACCAGCTGACCTGGCTCAACCATCTTTGCGGTTATCTGGTTGCTCCGTTGATTGCCGTGCCCTATCAGTCACACCGGCTGGAGCACTTCACCCATCACCGCTACACCAACCAGCCGGATAAAGACCCGGACTTCCTCATCAGCGGCATGGGTAAGGGGCCTTTCAGCGCCCTGCTGACGGTGCTCAGGTTCCTCTGGGTACAAAACACCTTCTTCGCCCGCCAACATTGGGGCAGCGCATCCCGAAGGGAAAAAGTCATCTACTGCACCGAACTGTTTGTCTCCATCGGTTGGCGAATCCTGTTTCTGTCGCTGGTGAGCCAGAGCGGCGCAATGGCGGTTGTTCTGGTCGGATATTTGATTGGCGGCGCCTTCACCGCCTATTGGTTTGCCTACCGGCCGCACTTGCCCTACAAGGAGCCAAAGCGCTACCGCAACACCAACAGCCTGATCATGCCCGCCTACATGAAACCGGTGGAGTGGTTCTGGCTCGGGCAGAATCTGCACTCAATCCACCACCTGTTTCCGAGAGTACCGTTTTACCGGTACCACGCCCTGCACCGCGAGATCGAACCGGTCCTGCGAGCCCATGGCACCCCGATCATCGGCATCTTCAACCGCCACCCGCAATAA